A single window of Candidatus Woesearchaeota archaeon DNA harbors:
- a CDS encoding GIY-YIG nuclease family protein, translating to MKKSAVYKLTSPSGKVYIGQSVDVAQRFSKHKRQTSKTKTKLGSAIRKYG from the coding sequence ATGAAAAAATCAGCGGTTTATAAATTAACAAGTCCTTCTGGAAAAGTTTATATAGGACAATCAGTAGATGTTGCTCAAAGATTTTCTAAGCATAAAAGACAAACTTCAAAAACAAAAACTAAATTAGGGAGTGCTATTAGAAAATATGGTTGA